The window ctgttcAGAACACCAATTACTGTGTCAAATTCAAATTCTACAACATAAACTAAAACAGTTGTCCAAGCCGTGTCTACTGAAATAATACTGCGCAGATACCAACTCATATAGAGACAGCGCAGCTTCATCAGATATTTGCAAAACATTGGTTGATAGTATAATAATACCCTGTTCACATATTCTGTGGCTAACAACACAAATACATAGCAGCCATTTCTTAGATTAAGAACacagatatgaaaaaaaaaaaaaaaaaaaaaaaaaaaaatcaaccaaaATCCTCCTTTATGGATCAGCTGTGGCGATTTGATTGATCAGCCCTTTGTTAGATGGAGAAATCATGACTGCTGCTCCCTCCCATCTTTGCTGTAACTGCAAAGTCTCCCCAATGTGGATCCTCTGATGTCTTTTGAGATTCTCGCTTCGACTGAAACTCTTTCCACAAAGGCTGCAGTAGTACGGTTTCTCGCCTGTGTGGACCCTCTTGTGCTTCTTCAGGTCTCCCGCCTGGCTGAAACGCCTCCCACACTGCACGCAGCCGTACGGCTTTTCCCCGGTGTGACACCGCTGGTGGATTCTTAAGTTTCCGACCCGACTGAACGTTTTCCCACACACGACGCACAAATGCATGTCGTTTCTCCTGAGGTGCTCCATTCTGATTTGCCTTCCGTCAAACCTGTTGCTTCTCGTGCAGCCCTGCCTTCTATGAGCAGAGTGATTGGAGTGGAAGAAGGCAAGCCCATAAGGCTCTGCACAGACTTGCGGCCTGTGGGCCTCAGCAGAGAACTGGCGAGAGGAGTTACAGCTTAAATCCACACACCCAGCATATTGTTCTTGAGTAGACGGTTGCTCTGATGCTGTGCACTCGCTTGGCTGGGTTTCTCTTTTAATGGGAGCCAGATGTACCTCTAGCAAAGAGCCAGAGTAAGAGTTGCACACACTGTTCAGAGTGACTGCGGTGTTGTCCCAGTTTGCTCCGTGCGACGCGTGGGCCGCCACAGAATCGTCCCTTAAGCGAGTCCTCGTCTCTAGATGTGTTTTGTCGTGCTCCGCTTGTTGCAGAGTATCAATTTGGCTGTCCTGTTCTTTGGATTCCTGCTTCACGTCAGCGTCAGACTCGTGGCTGTTTATCGGCTTGTCCTCTGTCAGAATGCCATCAGGGTTACGCTGCTGAATTAGGCTCGAATCCTCCTCAAGCCGCTCAGCTTCGTCTCttccttcaggcaaaaactCACTTGTAGACAGAAGAGCTGCAACAGTTTGATCaaaaagaaaggtttttatGTGTCTAAATGTGTTTAGACATTTCCAACTGAATTGAAATACCCAAAGATAACCCTTTAATCCACCTGTGCCTTCTTTGGGTATCTTTTCCTGAAGCTCCTGCAATTGTCTCCTCAGACCCTCGTTCTCCCTCTGCGTCTGGGCAGTTTTTTGCTGGTACTCCGACACCGTTTCCTTCACCACCTCCAGAACCTCCTGCACAGCCTCAGTCAGCAGTTTGGCCACACGGGCATTCAAATGTTCAAGTTTAGACATCCTGAAAGTAAAACCAGCTTAGGGGTAAGAAATTGCACGTGGGTGATTGAACTATCCAGTCCAAACAAAATAATACACTGGACATGTCAGATGAATAAGTCTGTTGCTGACTCTGCTGTTTGGTTACATAACAGCAAAATGGGTCAGTTTTTGATTTACTGGTTACACAATACTTAATCAAATTGTCCctatgagtgagtgtgagcatgtgtgtggttgttccTCTCGTTTTATCtcttgtgtggccctgtgatggaccggcgacctgtccagggtgtaccccccCTCTcccccgatgaccgctgggatagactccagcccccccagCCACCTGACCGACATATTAAGCggctatagaaaatggatggatggacaataCTTCATGCAAGAAATCAAGAACACTTAACTCTTTCATGAGCCACTCTTGAAAACAGATAAGTAATAATCAAAACAAGATTTGATTAAATCACCAAACATTTAAATTCAATGTAGCCATAAAAGAAATGCATTAGCAAACTTTCCAGTTCATACTGATTAGGAAACTTAGCACATTCATTCTAACTTGGTCCGGGCTTTAAAAATACCAAACGTGGAAAAGTGATAACAAATTATGACACCAAATGACAATTGTGTGCCTTTTCCACTCATTCCATCCATTTATTTGTAAATGAACAACACAGAATTACACTGACATTAAGTTAAAGCTCTTagtaaatattttattgtaagGTAATCTCTGGAATTGTTCACGAGTAATTCGATACTAATTTAGCATACCAAAATATTTTATACATCCGATAAATACAGTTTAGCTTGTATCTCCTGGTTTAACATGTTTAAACAGCAGTTGTACCTGCAAGCTGCTTGTGAAGTTCCTCTCTTCAACGTCACTAACATTAGCTAcattagctaacgttagctgttTTCCCTTCAAACATCCCAGAGGTCGACGACCCCTGCCACGGTAACTGTGTCAACAAAATGCTTGCCTTCAATTTGCCTATTTAAACACTAAAAATACACCAAGTATGGACATAATATTACTAGAGCACAACCATACTATCTATGAGCACAACTCTGAAacgcaacaaaacaaaaaaatctcaaCTCCGGAAGTACATTCAGACTCTCATCcgccatgttgttgttttcaaaataaaagcactcCTTCCATATGTACTAAGTTTTTTTTATGACACGAGTGTTAAAACAAACACAAGATGGGAAACTAAGTAAATTAAGGTGCACTGACTTCTGTTGCATGGAAGTCCTGCCATTAGGCTGATATTTTTATACTAAAGTTAGATTGTAACTTTATATTCGAC of the Odontesthes bonariensis isolate fOdoBon6 chromosome 23, fOdoBon6.hap1, whole genome shotgun sequence genome contains:
- the LOC142373797 gene encoding uncharacterized protein LOC142373797, encoding MLVTLKRGTSQAACRMSKLEHLNARVAKLLTEAVQEVLEVVKETVSEYQQKTAQTQRENEGLRRQLQELQEKIPKEGTALLSTSEFLPEGRDEAERLEEDSSLIQQRNPDGILTEDKPINSHESDADVKQESKEQDSQIDTLQQAEHDKTHLETRTRLRDDSVAAHASHGANWDNTAVTLNSVCNSYSGSLLEVHLAPIKRETQPSECTASEQPSTQEQYAGCVDLSCNSSRQFSAEAHRPQVCAEPYGLAFFHSNHSAHRRQGCTRSNRFDGRQIRMEHLRRNDMHLCVVCGKTFSRVGNLRIHQRCHTGEKPYGCVQCGRRFSQAGDLKKHKRVHTGEKPYYCSLCGKSFSRSENLKRHQRIHIGETLQLQQRWEGAAVMISPSNKGLINQIATADP